A window of the Lolium perenne isolate Kyuss_39 chromosome 7, Kyuss_2.0, whole genome shotgun sequence genome harbors these coding sequences:
- the LOC127315907 gene encoding uncharacterized protein, whose translation MVEKWIRHVKRDFLDAATTKCVGLDCEFTDPRKKKTGEEQRAAVLQLSVESETLVFQMIHADIKVPQVLKDFLEDGNIRFCGAAIGNDVKKLRLEGIHITSAYDLQKKKKYNHKKKMEVAAQEKEEELIFGWANYPLSYEQVHMQQ comes from the exons ATGGTGGAGAAGTGGATCCGGCACGTGAAGAGGGACTTTCTCGATGCCGCAACGACCAAGTGCGTTGGGTTGGACTGCGAGTTCACCGACCCTCGCAAGAAGAAAACCGGTGAGGAGCAGCGCGCCGCCGTACTTCAACTCTCGGTGGAGTCCGAGACGTTGGTGTTCCAGATGATTCATGCCGATATAAAAGTGCCACAAGTGCTCAAGGATTTCTTGGAGGACGGGAACATCAGATTCTGTGGCGCCGCTATCGGCAATGATGTGAAAAAGCTAAGACTCGAGGGCATTCACATCACTTCTGCGTACGACCTCCAGAAG AAGAAGAAGTACAACCACAAGAAGAAGATGGAGGTCGCCgcgcaagaaaaagaagaggagctCATTTTTGGATGGGCCAACTATCCATTGAGCTACGAGCAAGTGCACATGCAGCAATAG